CTTGGTGCGGGAGCCCGTCAGCCGACGGGTAGCCCGTCAGCCGGCACGGAGGTCCTCGGCGCAGCGTCCGATCAGACCAGGGGGTGCACCGTCACGCCCTGCACGACCCGGTTGACCTCACCGGTCGGGAAGGGGTTGTCCGGGTGCAGGCCGAGGGCCAGCGAGGTGGACTGCCCCAGCAGCTGGGCCACCAGCACGCCCGCCAGCGCCCAGTACGGGTCGGGCAGCCCGGCGGTGCCGCGCAACCGGATGGCTCCACCCGGCGTGGGCGCGTCTCCCTGCGCGTCGACCACCACGACCCGGTCCGGCCCGAGGCTGTCGGCGAGCTCGTTGACGATGTCGAGGTCGTAGCGCCGGGTGTGCGGGTCGTTGGACAGGTAGACCACGACCACGGTGCCGGGGGTGAGCACCGCCTTGGGACCGTGCCGGAACCCGAGCGAGGACTCCGACCAGGCGACCACCTGCCCGGCGGTCAGCTCGAGCAGCTTGAGCGCGGACTCGTGGGCCAGCCCGAGCAGCGAGCCGCTGCCCAGGTACACCACCCGGTCTGGCCGCAGCGCGGCGACGGCCTCGATCTCGACCTCGCGGGCCAGCAGGTCCTCGGCCGCGAGGGCCAGCGGCTCGATCCCGCCGGGCAGCGGACCACCCAGGGCGAGCAGGGCGGCCAGGGTCATCGAGGTGAAGCTGGACGTCATGGCGAAGCCCTGGTCGTTGCTGCCCTCCGGCATCAGCAGCACGAAGGAGCCGGGCCGGTCGGCGTGGGTGCGGGCCAGGTGCCCCTCGGGGTTGCAGGTGATGATCAGGTGCGCCACCTCGCCGAGGACCTGGTCGGCGAGCTCGGTGGCGGCCACGCTCTCGGGGCTCTGACCGGAGCGGGCGAAGGACACCAGCAGGGTGGGGACGTCGGGGGTGAGCTGCTGGCGCGGGTCCGCGACCAGGTCGGTGGTGGCCACCGCCTCCACCCGGCGACCGAGCAGCGCCGACAGCCACGGCGCCGCCACCTGCCCGGCGTAGGCGCTGGTGCCGGCGCCGGTGAGCAGGATCCGGGCACTGCGCCGCTCCCGCCACGGGGCCAGGAAGGTCTCCAGACCGCCACGGCCCTCGTCCAGGGTGGCGGCGACCTCGCGCCACAGCCGGGGCTGCTGGCGGATCTCACGGTCGGTGTGCAACGGCGTGCCCGGTTCGACGGACGGTGTCACTGGCGCTCCAAGGTCGGTGTGGACGGCGTCCTCACCCTAGTGGCCGTCGCCCCCGCGTCCGGGGCTGGTCAGACCCGCACGTGCGGCGCGATCTCGGCGTAGCTCTTGGGGCCGATGCCGGAGACCTCCTGCAGCTCCTCGACCCGGGAGAACCGGCCGTGCTCGGTGCGCCAGTCCAGGATCTTCTGCGCCGTCACCGGTCCGACCCCGGGGAGCCCCTCGAGCTGCGCGGCGGTGGCGTTGTTCAGGTCCAGCTGCGCACCGCCTCCTCCAGCGACCGGCCCGGAGCCGCTGCCCCCTCCCCCGCCGCTGCCGCCGCCGGCCGCACCGCCGGCGGCACCGCCGTCGGTGCGCACCTCCGAGGGCTGGTCGTCGTCGGAGACCACCACCTGCTGGCCGTCCACCAGCACCTGGGCGAGGTTGAGCTCGCCCGGACGGGCGTCGTCGGTGAGGCCGCCGGCGCGCTCGATCGCCTCCCCCACCCGTGCTCCCTGCGGCAGGCTCACCACGCCGGGCTCCGCCACCGCCCCCAGCACGTGGACCACCACCTCCGGCACCGAGGTCGGGCTCGCAGCCGGTGCGGACTCCGATGGCGGGGCCGGTGCCGCGGTGGTCTCGGTGGCCAGGACCACCGGC
The sequence above is a segment of the Auraticoccus monumenti genome. Coding sequences within it:
- a CDS encoding SIS domain-containing protein, with product MTPSVEPGTPLHTDREIRQQPRLWREVAATLDEGRGGLETFLAPWRERRSARILLTGAGTSAYAGQVAAPWLSALLGRRVEAVATTDLVADPRQQLTPDVPTLLVSFARSGQSPESVAATELADQVLGEVAHLIITCNPEGHLARTHADRPGSFVLLMPEGSNDQGFAMTSSFTSMTLAALLALGGPLPGGIEPLALAAEDLLAREVEIEAVAALRPDRVVYLGSGSLLGLAHESALKLLELTAGQVVAWSESSLGFRHGPKAVLTPGTVVVVYLSNDPHTRRYDLDIVNELADSLGPDRVVVVDAQGDAPTPGGAIRLRGTAGLPDPYWALAGVLVAQLLGQSTSLALGLHPDNPFPTGEVNRVVQGVTVHPLV